A stretch of Lentibacillus sp. JNUCC-1 DNA encodes these proteins:
- a CDS encoding YojF family protein: MEPIKIDTVQEKLDSFLNKDVYIHIETTNGAYASHFDQQSYNVGAYVRNASVTFNQAKIVGEGPAYRVGLKMEKGWIYAEGLTDWTMHEEEKMLMAGHDREGRLMVALQISETPFDY, translated from the coding sequence ATGGAACCAATTAAAATTGACACCGTCCAGGAAAAACTGGATTCATTTCTTAATAAAGATGTGTATATTCATATAGAAACAACAAACGGCGCTTATGCCAGTCACTTTGATCAGCAGTCTTATAATGTTGGAGCTTATGTACGGAATGCATCAGTCACATTTAACCAGGCGAAAATTGTAGGAGAAGGCCCAGCATACCGGGTTGGTCTTAAAATGGAAAAAGGCTGGATCTATGCTGAAGGATTGACAGACTGGACGATGCACGAAGAAGAGAAAATGCTAATGGCTGGGCATGACCGTGAAGGCCGGCTCATGGTGGCTCTGCAGATCAGTGAAACACCATTTGATTATTAA
- the lgt gene encoding prolipoprotein diacylglyceryl transferase: MTCDAPTLDRVFLQIGSFPIYWYGVIIATGAFLGLFLATRESDRLGLQKDIMVDLVVFAIPFAILFARIYYVIFEWDQYAGRPWWSVFAVWEGGLAIHGALIGSVLVAVIFTRVKQLSFWQLADIAAPSLILGQAIGRWGNFMNQEAHGGPLSEAAYNNFHQYLPDFIMNQMCIEGTMYHPTFLYESVWNLLVLALLLWLRRKNPLRGEVFLTYILSYSVGRFFIEGMRTDSLYVIGQIRQAQLLSIALVIGVIIIMIYRRKTGMAERHYDGSKRKM; encoded by the coding sequence ATGACATGTGATGCGCCAACACTGGATAGGGTGTTTCTTCAAATTGGCTCCTTTCCAATCTATTGGTACGGAGTCATCATTGCAACAGGGGCGTTTCTTGGCCTGTTTTTGGCCACGCGTGAATCTGACCGTCTTGGCTTGCAAAAAGATATTATGGTGGATTTGGTTGTGTTTGCTATCCCGTTCGCGATTCTGTTTGCAAGAATATATTATGTAATTTTTGAATGGGACCAATACGCCGGCCGGCCGTGGTGGAGTGTCTTTGCTGTGTGGGAAGGTGGCCTTGCTATACACGGTGCATTGATCGGTTCTGTTTTGGTTGCGGTTATTTTTACACGTGTAAAACAGTTATCTTTCTGGCAATTGGCCGATATCGCAGCACCAAGTTTAATTCTGGGACAGGCCATTGGGCGCTGGGGAAACTTTATGAATCAGGAAGCACATGGTGGGCCGTTATCAGAAGCGGCTTACAACAACTTTCATCAGTATCTGCCTGATTTCATTATGAACCAGATGTGCATTGAGGGCACGATGTATCATCCGACATTTTTATATGAATCTGTGTGGAATCTTTTAGTTCTGGCACTGCTCCTGTGGCTGCGCCGGAAGAATCCGCTTCGTGGGGAAGTATTCCTGACATACATTCTATCGTATTCTGTTGGTCGTTTCTTTATTGAAGGAATGCGCACAGACAGTTTGTATGTTATCGGACAAATCCGCCAGGCTCAGCTTCTGTCAATTGCTTTGGTGATTGGTGTGATTATTATTATGATTTATCGACGTAAAACAGGCATGGCAGAACGTCATTATGACGGCAGTAAACGAAAAATGTAA
- the ppaX gene encoding pyrophosphatase PpaX — MSIRTILFDLDGTLIDTNELIIESFIHTFNQYGYHFTREEMIDFNGPPLKDTFEKIAPGKSEAMIHTYREHNFLHHEEFVKPFPYVIEVLERLQAAGFDLGIVTTKMRKGVDLGLEVTDLSRFFETIVTLDDVTCPKPDPEPVLKAMYDLEGEHASTLMIGDNSHDIEAGQRAHVQTAGVAWTGKGEAFLRTYQPTYMLQDMRDLLTVAGIKA, encoded by the coding sequence ATGTCCATACGTACGATACTTTTTGATTTGGATGGCACATTGATTGATACAAACGAACTGATTATCGAATCGTTCATCCATACGTTTAACCAATATGGCTACCATTTTACCAGAGAAGAAATGATCGATTTTAACGGCCCGCCGTTAAAAGATACGTTTGAAAAAATAGCCCCGGGAAAATCTGAGGCTATGATCCATACATACCGTGAACATAATTTCTTGCATCATGAGGAATTCGTCAAACCCTTTCCTTATGTCATCGAAGTTCTGGAACGATTGCAAGCAGCAGGCTTTGATTTGGGTATCGTAACGACTAAGATGCGAAAAGGAGTTGATTTAGGCCTTGAAGTCACAGACCTAAGCCGATTTTTTGAAACCATTGTGACGCTAGATGATGTCACATGTCCAAAACCTGATCCTGAGCCAGTGTTGAAAGCAATGTATGACCTGGAAGGGGAGCATGCTTCCACACTCATGATAGGGGATAACTCCCATGATATTGAAGCTGGCCAGCGTGCACATGTCCAAACAGCTGGAGTGGCCTGGACAGGTAAAGGTGAAGCATTCCTGCGCACATATCAACCGACTTATATGCTGCAAGATATGAGAGATTTGCTTACTGTTGCAGGAATAAAGGCATAA
- a CDS encoding phage holin family protein, which produces MFVRWIISVLLSAVALIATAQLLDGFILESFGWAIIASIVLGVLNAIVRPILVILTLPITVVSLGLFLFVINAITLWITQLLIDDAFVIEDFGTALIAAIILSILNLILNKLTKDVK; this is translated from the coding sequence ATGTTTGTCAGGTGGATTATCTCCGTTTTGCTCAGTGCCGTTGCGCTAATCGCAACGGCACAACTTCTGGATGGGTTTATCCTTGAGAGTTTTGGCTGGGCAATAATAGCCAGTATTGTGCTCGGAGTGCTGAATGCAATTGTCCGGCCAATACTCGTCATATTAACCCTGCCGATTACCGTGGTCAGTCTTGGTTTATTTTTATTTGTGATCAACGCCATTACACTTTGGATCACGCAGCTGCTGATTGACGATGCCTTTGTAATCGAAGACTTCGGCACAGCCCTCATCGCCGCCATTATCCTATCAATCCTGAACCTGATCCTGAACAAACTAACCAAAGACGTCAAATAA
- the uvrB gene encoding excinuclease ABC subunit UvrB — MENTFDLVSPYDPQGDQPSAIEEIVERVLTGQRHQTLLGATGTGKTFTMSNVVKEINRPTLVIAHNKTLAGQLYSEFKEYFPNNAVEYFVSYYDYYQPEAYVPSTDTFIEKDASINDEIDKLRHSATSSLFERQDVLIVASVSCIYGLGSPEEYRSQVLSLRVGMEKDRDSLLRDLVDIQYARNDIDFHRGTFRVRGDSVEIIPASHEEHCMRIEFFGDEIDRIREVDALTGEIIGDREHVAIFPASHFVTREEKMQKAIKLIESELQVRLKELREQNKLLEAQRLEQRTNYDLEMMNEMGFCSGIENYSRHLTFRNEGDTPYTLIDYFPEDFLVIVDESHVTLPQIRGMYNGDRARKQVLVDHGFRLPSALDNRPLQFEEFEKKTNQLVYVSATPGPYELEHSPEMTEQIIRPTGLLDPEIDVRPIDGQIDDLIGEINQRIDKGERVLVTTLTKKMSEDLTDYLKEIGMKVAYLHSEIKTLERIEVIRDLRVGKYDVLVGINLLREGLDIPEVSLVAILDADKEGFLRSQRSLIQTMGRAARNENGRVIMYADKITDSMQVAIDETSRRREIQQAYNEEHGITPKTIKKDVRDVIRATIAAKDEDTGTEKTASLSKLAKKDKQKVIEQMETEMKEAAKSLDFEKAAELRDVIFELKAEG; from the coding sequence GTGGAGAATACGTTCGATCTTGTATCGCCTTATGACCCACAAGGTGATCAGCCAAGTGCAATTGAAGAGATTGTCGAGAGGGTTCTTACTGGCCAGCGTCATCAGACTTTGCTGGGGGCGACAGGGACAGGGAAGACGTTTACGATGTCCAATGTTGTTAAAGAAATTAACCGGCCAACTCTGGTCATTGCGCATAATAAAACACTGGCAGGTCAGCTTTACAGTGAATTTAAAGAATACTTTCCAAATAATGCTGTTGAGTATTTCGTTAGTTATTACGACTATTATCAGCCGGAAGCTTATGTGCCTTCCACTGATACTTTTATAGAGAAAGACGCGAGCATCAATGATGAAATTGATAAACTCCGACACTCTGCAACATCGTCTTTATTTGAACGCCAGGATGTACTCATCGTGGCGAGTGTGTCGTGTATATATGGCCTTGGTTCCCCAGAAGAATATCGGAGTCAGGTGCTCTCGCTTCGTGTGGGAATGGAAAAGGACCGTGACAGTTTGCTGCGTGATCTGGTAGACATTCAGTATGCCAGAAACGATATTGATTTTCACCGCGGCACATTTCGTGTGCGTGGCGATTCAGTAGAAATTATCCCAGCTTCACACGAAGAACATTGTATGCGGATCGAGTTTTTCGGAGATGAAATAGACAGGATCAGGGAGGTCGACGCCCTGACTGGAGAAATCATCGGTGACAGGGAACATGTAGCCATTTTCCCGGCATCCCACTTCGTCACCCGTGAAGAAAAAATGCAAAAAGCCATTAAGCTGATTGAATCCGAATTGCAAGTGCGGCTGAAAGAGCTCAGAGAACAAAATAAATTGCTGGAAGCCCAGAGGTTGGAACAGAGAACGAACTATGATCTGGAAATGATGAATGAGATGGGTTTTTGTTCTGGCATTGAGAACTACTCGAGGCATTTGACGTTTCGCAATGAAGGGGATACACCTTATACATTGATCGATTATTTTCCTGAGGACTTCCTTGTGATTGTGGATGAATCCCACGTGACACTGCCACAGATCAGAGGCATGTACAATGGAGACAGGGCCAGGAAGCAGGTGCTTGTGGACCATGGATTCCGATTGCCGTCGGCGCTTGATAACAGGCCTTTGCAATTTGAAGAATTTGAGAAGAAAACCAATCAGCTTGTTTACGTATCGGCAACGCCAGGTCCTTATGAACTGGAACATTCACCGGAAATGACTGAACAGATTATCCGGCCGACTGGGCTGCTCGATCCTGAGATTGATGTCCGGCCCATTGATGGACAAATTGACGATCTCATCGGTGAAATCAACCAGCGCATTGATAAGGGTGAGCGTGTGTTGGTTACCACTCTGACAAAGAAAATGTCTGAAGATCTGACAGATTATCTGAAAGAGATTGGTATGAAAGTTGCTTATTTGCACTCAGAGATTAAAACACTTGAGCGTATTGAAGTCATTCGTGATCTTCGTGTTGGGAAATATGATGTGCTCGTCGGTATTAACTTGTTGAGAGAGGGCCTCGATATACCGGAAGTGTCACTCGTAGCGATTCTCGATGCTGATAAAGAAGGGTTTCTCAGATCCCAGCGTTCTCTCATACAAACGATGGGACGTGCTGCTCGAAATGAAAACGGTAGAGTTATTATGTATGCCGATAAGATAACAGATTCTATGCAAGTCGCGATTGATGAAACAAGCCGTCGCCGGGAGATTCAGCAAGCTTACAACGAAGAACACGGCATCACGCCAAAAACGATTAAGAAAGACGTGCGTGATGTGATCCGGGCAACTATAGCGGCCAAAGATGAAGATACAGGCACTGAGAAAACCGCCAGCTTATCGAAACTGGCTAAGAAAGATAAACAAAAAGTGATCGAACAAATGGAAACAGAAATGAAAGAAGCAGCAAAATCGCTTGACTTTGAAAAAGCGGCTGAACTGCGTGATGTTATTTTTGAACTTAAAGCGGAAGGGTGA
- a CDS encoding acyltransferase has protein sequence MRRTERYRVDQSNSLWRIYKTVSFWKVAKNFIIIQLARYTPFLNLKNIMYRLFLRMKVGKETAFALMVVPDVMFPEKITVGNNSIIGYNTTILAHEYLIDEYRLGDVVIGDNVMIGANTTILPGVTIGDGAIISAATLVHKDVPSGAFAGGNPMRIIYTKAEMEQRNEQNRINPSQ, from the coding sequence ATGCGGCGCACTGAACGTTATAGAGTCGACCAGTCCAATTCGTTATGGCGTATATACAAAACGGTGTCATTCTGGAAAGTCGCTAAAAATTTCATCATTATTCAGCTGGCACGCTATACACCATTTTTAAATTTAAAAAACATCATGTATCGACTGTTTTTACGTATGAAGGTCGGAAAAGAGACGGCATTTGCTTTAATGGTCGTGCCTGATGTCATGTTCCCTGAGAAGATCACCGTGGGAAACAATAGCATTATTGGCTATAACACAACCATTCTCGCGCATGAGTATTTAATTGACGAATACCGGCTTGGAGATGTCGTCATTGGGGATAACGTTATGATTGGCGCAAATACGACCATCTTACCCGGGGTGACCATCGGTGACGGCGCCATTATTTCTGCCGCAACGCTCGTCCACAAAGATGTTCCTTCAGGTGCATTTGCAGGCGGAAACCCGATGCGGATTATTTATACGAAAGCTGAGATGGAGCAACGGAACGAACAAAACCGGATAAACCCTTCTCAATAA
- a CDS encoding nucleoside recognition domain-containing protein, with protein sequence MKGTVLRGLKQGLNVTWTLGKVIFPITLIVTILQYTPVLPWVIDKLAPVMGLLGLSGEAAVPLVLGNALNLYAGIAAIVSFDFTVKEVFIMALMLSFSHNLFIESTVASKVGVSWWLISGIRIGLALIAAVIVNLLWQGGADQAQYGMISSSDMALNGWGEIVFHGLQTAVIAVVQLAVIVIILMVAMQFLREMGLLDKFSETLAPFTKMLGMERNASMTLVAGLTLGLAYGAGLMIQAVKEDHVSKRDMYLALIFLVSCHAVVEDTVIFIPLGIPVWPLLLIRLTTAIILTIIIAFIWQPKPQSKDRKESEHVHTYDTF encoded by the coding sequence TTGAAAGGGACCGTTCTAAGAGGGCTTAAACAAGGCCTGAATGTTACATGGACGTTGGGAAAAGTGATCTTTCCGATTACGCTCATTGTAACCATACTACAATACACGCCTGTGCTCCCTTGGGTAATTGACAAACTTGCTCCAGTCATGGGATTGCTCGGTCTGTCAGGTGAAGCAGCTGTTCCGCTTGTTCTCGGTAATGCGCTTAATTTATATGCCGGCATTGCGGCGATTGTATCGTTTGATTTTACGGTTAAAGAAGTATTCATCATGGCGTTGATGCTATCCTTTTCCCATAACTTATTTATCGAGTCAACAGTCGCTTCAAAAGTCGGTGTCAGCTGGTGGCTCATTTCTGGTATTAGAATTGGGCTGGCTTTAATTGCTGCGGTCATTGTTAATTTATTGTGGCAGGGCGGAGCAGATCAGGCTCAATATGGGATGATCTCTTCTTCTGATATGGCTTTGAATGGCTGGGGAGAGATTGTTTTTCATGGATTGCAAACCGCAGTGATTGCAGTTGTTCAGTTGGCTGTGATTGTTATTATATTAATGGTTGCCATGCAATTTTTAAGAGAAATGGGTCTTCTGGATAAGTTCTCTGAAACCCTGGCCCCTTTCACCAAAATGTTAGGAATGGAAAGAAATGCATCCATGACCCTTGTTGCCGGGCTTACGCTGGGGCTTGCCTATGGTGCAGGATTGATGATTCAGGCAGTTAAAGAAGATCATGTCTCAAAGCGGGATATGTATCTAGCCCTGATCTTCCTTGTATCCTGTCACGCTGTCGTCGAGGACACAGTGATATTCATTCCACTGGGGATACCGGTCTGGCCGCTTCTCTTGATTCGATTAACAACAGCCATTATTTTAACGATCATTATTGCCTTTATTTGGCAGCCGAAACCACAGTCTAAAGACAGAAAGGAATCTGAACATGTCCATACGTACGATACTTTTTGA
- the hprK gene encoding HPr(Ser) kinase/phosphatase: MDKVRTKDLLDNFNLELVAGKDGVHREIITSDIHRPGIEMTGYFKFFPAERVQLIGKTEMAYFLDLTDEEKKDRVERLCTDITPGIVVSRGMDIPDILIEAADEAGVPILHSPRKTTRVISRLTNYLEAKFAPFTAIHGVLVDIYGVGVLITGQSGVGKSETALELVKRGHRLVADDSVEIRQEEYDTLIGNSPELIEHLLEIRGLGIINVMTLFGAGSVRNYKKISLIINLELWDEKKQYDRLGIDDDTMKIMDVRLPRATIPVRPGRNLAVIIEVAAMNFRLKRMGVNAAEEFSDRLTAMIEQQQNDNIEE; encoded by the coding sequence ATGGATAAAGTACGGACAAAAGATTTATTGGACAACTTTAATTTGGAATTGGTTGCTGGAAAAGATGGTGTACATAGAGAAATCATAACGAGTGACATTCACCGGCCTGGCATTGAAATGACAGGCTACTTTAAGTTTTTTCCGGCTGAACGTGTTCAGCTGATCGGTAAGACAGAGATGGCTTATTTTCTTGACTTGACTGACGAAGAGAAAAAGGATCGCGTTGAGCGGCTCTGTACAGATATAACACCTGGTATTGTTGTGTCGCGCGGGATGGATATTCCAGATATTTTAATTGAGGCTGCTGATGAGGCGGGTGTTCCGATTCTTCACTCTCCCCGCAAAACCACACGTGTGATCAGCAGGTTGACCAATTATCTCGAGGCGAAATTTGCTCCGTTTACAGCTATTCATGGCGTACTCGTTGATATATATGGTGTTGGTGTATTGATTACAGGTCAAAGTGGTGTCGGGAAAAGCGAGACAGCGCTTGAACTTGTTAAACGCGGACACAGGTTGGTCGCTGATGATAGTGTTGAAATACGACAGGAAGAGTATGATACCTTAATTGGAAATTCACCAGAACTGATCGAACATTTATTGGAAATTCGCGGTCTGGGTATCATTAATGTGATGACCCTGTTTGGGGCAGGTTCTGTCCGCAATTATAAAAAAATCTCTCTGATCATTAATCTCGAATTGTGGGATGAGAAAAAGCAATATGACCGTCTTGGTATCGACGATGATACGATGAAAATCATGGATGTTCGTTTGCCGCGTGCCACAATTCCAGTAAGACCAGGGCGAAATCTCGCCGTTATTATTGAAGTGGCTGCCATGAATTTCCGCCTGAAGCGTATGGGCGTCAACGCTGCAGAGGAATTTTCTGATCGATTGACGGCCATGATTGAGCAACAGCAAAACGACAATATTGAGGAGTGA
- a CDS encoding PspC domain-containing protein codes for MTKRLYRSEKDRMLAGICGGLGIYFNIDATLIRLIFVAGMLFSAFTLLLVYLVAIFIIPNESEVR; via the coding sequence ATGACAAAACGGTTATATCGTTCTGAAAAGGACCGGATGCTGGCTGGCATTTGCGGAGGTCTCGGAATCTATTTCAACATTGATGCAACGTTGATTCGATTGATTTTTGTTGCTGGCATGTTGTTCAGTGCTTTTACGCTCCTCTTGGTTTATCTCGTTGCCATCTTCATCATCCCAAATGAGTCGGAGGTGAGGTAA
- the uvrA gene encoding excinuclease ABC subunit UvrA, translating to MASKYIQIQGARAHNLKDINVKVPKQKLVVMTGLSGSGKSSLAFDTIYAEGQRRYVESLSAYARQFLGQMDKPDVDAIEGLSPAISIDQKTTSKNPRSTVGTVTEIYDYLRLLFARVGHPTCPIHGIEITSQTVQQMVDRIMTYPERTKMQILAPVVSGRKGEHVKVFEDLKKQGYVRIRVDGEMREVTEDIQLEKNKKHSIEVVVDRIVVKKGAEGRLSDSIETALPLGDGKIIVDVIGDEELLFNENHACPICGFSIDDLEPRLFSFNSPYGACPTCDGLGTNLEVDLELVIPDWNLSLKEHALAPWEPISSQYYPQLLKSVCDHYDIDMTIPIKDIPKKKMDKILYGSGKDKIRFVFTNDFGQTRDSKVQFEGVLNNVARRYRETSSDFIRENLSKYMAQKNCPTCEGNRLKPEALAVLINGKHISAVTDFSILEAKSFFESLDLTEKEIQIARLILKEILARLEFLNNVGLDYLTLSRSAGTLSGGEAQRIRLATQIGSALTGVLYVLDEPSIGLHQRDNDRLIGTLKSMRDLDNTLIVVEHDEDTMLAADWLIDIGPGAGEHGGEIVAEGSPNKVMKNKKSLTGQYLSGKKFIPLPASRRKPDDRHIDIIGATENNLKNVDAQIPIGLLNVITGVSGSGKSTLINEILYKSLAKQLYKGKVKPGAHETIKGIDHIEKVIDIDQSPIGRTPRSNPATYTSVFDDVREVFAQTNEAKIRGYKKGRFSFNVKGGRCEACRGDGIIKIEMHFLPDVYVPCEVCNGKRYNRETLEVKYKGKSIADVLDLRIEEALDFFANIPKIKRKLQTIEDVGLGYIKLGQPATTLSGGEAQRVKLASELHKRSNGKSFYILDEPTTGLHTEDIKRLMGVLQRIVDNGDTVLIIEHNLDVIKLADHIIDLGPEGGDRGGQIIASGTPEAIAATDGSYTGKYLAPILERDRKRTEDMWAAKEKTGAGAK from the coding sequence ATGGCAAGTAAATATATACAAATACAAGGTGCCCGGGCACATAATTTAAAAGATATTAATGTAAAAGTACCCAAGCAAAAACTCGTTGTGATGACCGGGTTATCAGGGTCGGGGAAATCATCACTTGCATTTGATACGATTTATGCTGAGGGGCAGCGGCGTTATGTCGAGAGTCTGTCTGCCTACGCAAGGCAGTTTTTAGGTCAAATGGACAAGCCTGATGTGGATGCAATTGAAGGCCTGTCTCCTGCGATTTCGATTGACCAGAAAACAACGAGCAAGAACCCGCGTTCAACTGTGGGAACCGTAACAGAAATCTATGATTACTTGCGTCTTTTGTTTGCACGGGTCGGACACCCGACATGCCCAATACATGGCATAGAAATTACATCGCAAACCGTTCAGCAGATGGTCGATCGGATTATGACTTATCCCGAGCGGACAAAGATGCAGATTCTAGCGCCGGTTGTTTCCGGCCGTAAAGGCGAACACGTCAAAGTATTTGAAGATCTGAAAAAGCAAGGATATGTCCGGATTCGCGTTGATGGTGAGATGCGTGAGGTCACAGAAGACATTCAACTTGAAAAGAATAAAAAACATTCGATTGAAGTGGTTGTTGACCGTATTGTCGTCAAAAAAGGTGCCGAGGGCCGACTCAGTGATTCGATTGAGACGGCGCTACCTCTGGGCGACGGCAAAATCATCGTTGATGTGATTGGCGATGAAGAATTGCTGTTTAATGAAAACCACGCCTGTCCCATTTGTGGTTTTTCAATAGACGATTTGGAACCACGTCTCTTTTCGTTTAACAGTCCTTATGGTGCTTGCCCGACATGTGATGGATTGGGCACCAACCTTGAAGTGGATCTGGAACTTGTCATACCTGATTGGAATTTATCTTTGAAAGAACATGCTCTGGCTCCTTGGGAACCAATTAGCTCGCAATATTATCCGCAGCTTTTAAAGAGTGTATGCGATCACTATGACATTGATATGACGATACCGATAAAAGACATTCCCAAGAAGAAAATGGATAAGATTTTATACGGTAGCGGTAAAGATAAGATCCGCTTTGTTTTTACCAATGACTTTGGTCAGACACGAGACAGCAAGGTACAATTTGAAGGTGTGCTGAACAACGTCGCACGGCGCTATCGTGAGACTTCTTCTGATTTTATCAGAGAAAATCTCAGTAAATATATGGCTCAAAAAAACTGTCCAACCTGTGAAGGAAACCGATTGAAACCAGAAGCACTGGCTGTGCTGATTAATGGCAAACATATCAGTGCTGTAACCGATTTTTCCATTCTTGAGGCTAAATCATTTTTTGAAAGCCTTGATTTGACCGAAAAAGAAATCCAGATTGCCCGGTTGATTCTAAAAGAAATTCTTGCGCGTCTTGAGTTTTTAAATAATGTCGGTCTGGATTATTTAACCCTATCCCGTTCAGCCGGCACACTTTCAGGAGGAGAAGCTCAGCGGATCAGGCTCGCCACTCAGATCGGTTCTGCTTTAACAGGGGTTTTGTATGTGTTGGACGAACCTTCCATTGGTCTCCACCAACGCGACAATGACCGCTTAATTGGCACACTAAAAAGCATGCGTGACTTGGATAATACACTCATTGTTGTAGAACACGATGAAGACACAATGTTGGCAGCGGACTGGCTGATTGATATTGGCCCTGGAGCAGGTGAACATGGCGGTGAAATTGTTGCTGAGGGGTCTCCTAATAAAGTCATGAAAAACAAGAAATCTTTAACCGGACAATATTTATCCGGAAAGAAATTCATCCCGTTGCCAGCTTCCCGCCGTAAACCGGATGATCGGCATATTGATATCATTGGTGCAACGGAAAACAATCTTAAGAACGTTGACGCACAGATTCCCATCGGTCTATTGAATGTTATAACAGGTGTCTCAGGATCAGGGAAAAGCACATTGATCAATGAAATACTCTATAAATCATTGGCCAAACAATTATACAAAGGCAAGGTCAAGCCAGGGGCCCACGAAACCATTAAGGGTATTGACCATATTGAAAAGGTGATTGATATTGATCAGTCCCCAATTGGCAGGACCCCACGCTCTAACCCTGCGACATATACAAGTGTGTTTGACGATGTTCGCGAGGTGTTTGCTCAAACAAACGAAGCTAAAATACGAGGATATAAAAAAGGGCGCTTTAGTTTTAATGTTAAAGGCGGACGCTGTGAAGCTTGTCGGGGAGATGGCATTATTAAAATTGAAATGCATTTCCTGCCGGATGTTTATGTGCCATGTGAAGTCTGTAACGGCAAACGTTATAATAGAGAAACGTTAGAGGTTAAATATAAAGGCAAAAGTATCGCTGATGTTCTCGATTTAAGGATAGAAGAAGCGTTGGACTTTTTCGCCAATATACCCAAAATCAAACGCAAATTGCAGACAATTGAAGACGTCGGTCTTGGCTACATTAAACTTGGGCAACCGGCTACAACACTTTCCGGTGGTGAAGCGCAACGTGTTAAACTGGCAAGTGAACTGCATAAGCGTTCAAACGGCAAGTCATTTTATATTCTGGATGAACCGACCACAGGGCTCCACACTGAGGATATTAAACGATTAATGGGTGTGCTGCAGCGCATCGTCGATAACGGAGATACGGTCCTGATCATTGAACACAATCTGGATGTCATCAAACTGGCGGATCACATTATAGATCTGGGGCCAGAAGGTGGGGATCGCGGCGGACAGATTATCGCTTCCGGGACGCCGGAAGCCATAGCTGCCACAGATGGATCCTACACAGGTAAGTACCTGGCTCCGATTCTCGAACGCGATCGCAAGCGAACAGAAGACATGTGGGCGGCTAAAGAAAAAACCGGAGCAGGTGCAAAGTAA
- the bshB2 gene encoding bacillithiol biosynthesis deacetylase BshB2, with amino-acid sequence MESHVVVIFPHPDDESFGTAGTIAKFREEGVPVTYLCGTLGEMGRNMGKPAFANRETLPKIRKQELQDACAALDIDLHMLGYRDKTMEYEDRQEVARHLKTYLDEIQPSLVITHYPGYAVHPDHNAMAAAAIEAIRMMEPNNRPKVWAHAISNNREEVLGKPDVSLDVRPWFDQKMKAIFAHDSQASGMMSKFKEAQSSSVDMQEAAERHLGHEQYHLWQFDDA; translated from the coding sequence ATGGAATCACACGTTGTTGTTATATTCCCGCATCCGGATGATGAGTCGTTTGGAACTGCTGGCACAATTGCTAAATTCAGAGAGGAAGGTGTGCCTGTCACTTATTTATGTGGCACGCTCGGTGAAATGGGCCGTAATATGGGCAAACCTGCTTTCGCAAATCGAGAAACATTGCCGAAAATCCGTAAGCAAGAATTACAAGATGCCTGTGCCGCGCTTGATATTGACTTGCACATGCTTGGTTACCGAGATAAAACAATGGAATACGAAGATCGTCAGGAGGTTGCGCGTCATCTTAAAACGTATTTGGATGAGATCCAACCGAGCCTAGTGATTACACACTATCCAGGGTATGCTGTCCACCCCGATCATAATGCCATGGCCGCAGCAGCTATTGAGGCGATCCGCATGATGGAGCCTAACAATCGTCCAAAGGTATGGGCCCATGCCATTTCTAATAACAGAGAAGAAGTGTTGGGCAAACCGGACGTGTCCCTTGATGTTCGCCCATGGTTTGATCAAAAGATGAAAGCCATCTTCGCCCATGACTCCCAGGCAAGTGGCATGATGTCAAAATTTAAAGAGGCGCAAAGCTCATCTGTAGATATGCAGGAAGCAGCAGAACGGCACCTTGGCCATGAACAATACCACCTTTGGCAATTTGATGACGCATGA